A section of the Bacillus marinisedimentorum genome encodes:
- a CDS encoding YpzG family protein encodes MSKQKKFFDNMHQNPFQSPRANPKHAFEQVNGETEKSLHNYILEKQTRKRS; translated from the coding sequence TTGAGCAAACAGAAAAAGTTCTTTGACAACATGCACCAAAACCCTTTTCAGTCACCGCGTGCCAATCCGAAGCATGCATTTGAACAGGTAAACGGCGAAACTGAAAAATCCCTCCACAATTATATACTGGAAAAACAAACAAGAAAACGTTCGTGA
- the sspK gene encoding small, acid-soluble spore protein K: MRNKEQGFPPNMSLDGEPRAKAEYSSRRADGTINTRPQERMRKSNQTRTKE; this comes from the coding sequence ATGCGCAATAAAGAGCAGGGTTTCCCTCCAAACATGTCACTTGACGGCGAACCGCGCGCCAAAGCCGAATATTCTTCCCGGCGGGCGGATGGCACAATCAACACCAGGCCGCAGGAACGCATGAGAAAATCAAACCAGACACGCACAAAGGAATAA
- a CDS encoding YfhJ family protein produces MEDIFERLANDLLYVNNQLSYYQARTWVEVLWEDFETTRARAGRSYKGKEVSEHVVREWIRQYGPALHDFKSDNPKFSHLFEDRGLKH; encoded by the coding sequence ATGGAAGATATTTTTGAACGGCTTGCCAACGATCTCCTGTATGTGAACAATCAGCTTTCCTACTATCAGGCCCGGACATGGGTTGAAGTGCTGTGGGAGGATTTTGAAACGACACGGGCAAGAGCCGGACGCAGTTATAAAGGGAAAGAAGTGTCGGAGCACGTGGTGAGAGAGTGGATCCGCCAATATGGACCTGCGCTTCATGATTTCAAAAGCGATAACCCGAAGTTCTCCCATTTGTTTGAAGACAGGGGCTTAAAGCATTAA